The following are encoded in a window of Rosa chinensis cultivar Old Blush chromosome 4, RchiOBHm-V2, whole genome shotgun sequence genomic DNA:
- the LOC112200674 gene encoding delta(24)-sterol reductase — MSDLQAPLRPKRKWAWVDFFVQFRWIVVIFVVLPISFTIYFLTYLGDIRSEWKSYKQRQKEHDENVLKVIKRLKERNPSKDGLVCTARKPWIAVGMRNVDYKRARHFEVDLSAFRNVLEIDTQRKIARVEPLVNMGQITRVTCPLNLALAVVAEFDDLTVGGLINGYGIEGSSHIFGLFSDTVVAYEIVLANGQLVRATQDNEYSDLFYAIPWSQGTLGLLVAAEIKLIDIKEYMRLTYKPVVGNLKEIAQAYSDSFAPRFGGLDEPGAIPERVPEFVETMIYTPTEAVCMTGRYASKAEAKMKGNVINEVGWWFKPWFYQHAQKALKKGEFVEYIPTRQYYHRHTRSIYWEGKLILPFADQFWFRFLLGWLMPPKISLLKATQGEAIRNYYHDMHVIQDMLVPLYKVGDALEWVHHEMEVYPIWLCPHRLYKSPVKSMIYAEPGFEHQRRQGDTPYSQMYTDVGVYYAPGPVLRGEVFDGSEAVRRMENWLIENHGFQPQYAVSELSEKKFWTMFDAGHYDYCRRKYGAVGTFMSVYYKSKKGRKTEKEVKEAEQAIVEAPIAEVDEPVDY; from the exons TGGAGATATAAGATCTGAATGGAAGTCCTACAAGCAGCGTCAAAAGGAACATGATGAAAATGTTCTGAAAGTTATAAAACGCCTCAAAGAAAGGAATCCGTCAAAGGATGGTCTTGTTTGCACAGCACGGAAGCCGTGGATTGCTGTTGGAATGCGGAATGTCGACTACAAGCGAGCTCGTCATTTTGAGGTCGACTTGTCTGCTTTCAGGAATGTCCTGGAAATTGATACACAGAGAAAGATTGCCCGAGTTGAGCCCTTAGTCAACATGGGGCAGATCACTAGGGTAACCTGCCCTTTGAATCTTGCGCTTGCTGTGGTTGCAGAGTTTGATGATCTTACTGTTGGTGGTCTCATTAATGGTTATGGGATTGAAGGAAGCTCCCACATCTTTGGGCTGTTCTCTGATACTGTTGTGGCTTATGAAATTGTTCTAGCAAATGGCCAACTTGTCAGAGCCACCCAAGACAACGAGTACTCTGATCTTTTCTATGCTATTCCATGGTCTCAGGGAACATTGGGCCTTCTTGTCGCTGCTGAGATCAAGCTTATTGACATAAAGGAATACATGAGGTTGACATACAAACCAGTTGTGGGAAATCTGAAAGAGATTGCACAAGCATACAGTGATTCTTTTGCTCCCAGATTTGGTGGTCTGGACGAACCTGGAGCCATCCCTGAAAGGGTTCCAGAGTTTGTTGAAACCATGATATATACTCCAACCGAAGCTGTGTGCATGACAGGAAGATATGCTTCAAAAGCAGAGGCCAAGATGAAGGGGAATGTGATTAACGAAGTTGGGTGGTGGTTTAAACCCTGGTTCTACCAGCATGCTCAGAAAGCACTGAAGAAAGGAGAGTTTGTAGAGTACATCCCAACCAGGCAATATTACCACAGGCACACTAGGAGTATCTATTGGGAGGGAAAGCTTATCCTTCCATTTGCTGATCAGTTTTGGTTTAGATTTTTGTTGGGCTGGTTGATGCCACCAAAGATTTCTCTGCTCAAGGCTACTCAAGGTGAAGCCATAAGAAACTATTACCATGACATGCATGTCATTCAAGACATGCTAGTTCCTCTTTACAAAGTTGGGGATGCTTTAGAATGGGTTCACCATGAGATGGAG GTATACCCCATTTGGCTATGTCCTCACAGACTGTACAAGAGTCCTGTTAAGTCAATGATCTATGCTGAACCAGGCTTCGAGCACCAGCGCAGACAGGGAGACACACCCTACTCTCAGATGTACACAGATGTTGGTGTGTACTATGCACCAGGACCGGTGCTGAGAGGCGAGGTTTTTGATGGTTCAGAAGCAGTTCGCAGGATGGAGAATTGGCTGATCGAAAATCATGGGTTCCAGCCACAGTATGCTGTGTCTGAGCTGAGTGAGAAGAAGTTCTGGACTATGTTTGATGCTGGGCATTACGACTACTGCAGGAGGAAGTATGGTGCTGTAGGAACTTTCATGAGTGTGTACTACAAGTCCAAGAAGGGAAGGAAGACCGAGAAGGAGGTGAAGGAAGCTGAGCAAGCCATCGTTGAGGCTCCCATTGCCGAGGTTGATGAGCCAGTGGACTACTGA
- the LOC112200676 gene encoding anamorsin homolog: MGSVLAFTDDAVLPASLVFDALRELGNGASDKCEPQIITQVSSLGQLPQGTSSINIVFALCRSIEILSEQLLKETSRVLKPGGTILVYKTSETDKTTSVLERKLLLSGFLEAQALQTKSSELCSGVKAKLPSWKIGSSFALKKPSKTLPKLQIDDDSDLIDEDSLLTEEDLKKPQPVVADDCEVGSTRKACKNCTCGRAEAEQKVEKLQSTVDLSSFQSACGSCGLGDAFRCATCPYKGLPPFKPGEKVAFSSNFLAADI, encoded by the exons ATG GGATCGGTGCTGGCATTTACAGATGATGCGGTTCTACCTGCCAGTCTTGTTTTTGATGCATTAAGGGAGCTTGGGAATGGAGCTTCAGATAAGTGTGAACCTCAAATTATCACTCAAGTGTCTTCCTTGG GTCAGCTGCCACAGGGGACTTCCTCTATCAACATAGTGTTTGCCCTTTGCAGATCAATTGAAATCCTGAGTGAGCAGTTGTTGAAGGAGACCTCAAGAGTCTTGAAACCTGGTGGAACAATCCTAGTTTACAAGACTTCTGAAACAGATAAG ACCACCTCTGTTCTTGAGCGCAAGTTACTTTTGTCTGGTTTCCTAGAAGCACAAGCTCTTCAAACAAAATCATCTGAGTTGTGCTCTGGA GTCAAGGCCAAATTGCCTTCTTGGAAAATTGGCTCATCCTTTGCCTTAAAAAAGCCTTCAAAAACTCTACCAAAGTTGCAGATCGATGATGATTCAGATCTGATTGATGAGGATAGTCTATTAACGGAAGAGGACTTGAAGAAACCCCAGCCGGTCGTAG CTGATGATTGTGAAGTTGGAAGCACAAGGAAAGCTTGTAAAAATTGCACTTGTGGGAGGGCTGAAGCGGAGCAAAAAGTAGAGAAGTTACAATCCACTGTGGATTTGAGCAGTTTCCAGTCAGCATGTGGCAGT TGTGGACTAGGGGATGCTTTCCGATGCGCTACATGTCCTTATAAAGGTCTTCCTCCATTCAAACCGGGCGAGAAG GTAGCATTCTCTTCAAACTTCCTTGCAGCAGACATATAA
- the LOC112200678 gene encoding protein COFACTOR ASSEMBLY OF COMPLEX C SUBUNIT B CCB3, chloroplastic: MATCSYLLNHAHIKGWPSRIRISKHGNPTITESFRCPSKRQGLVIAQCSTSCLMEIAASPSISGKPFDPHSVSEILRVIDMPETSHTAVSNFMPKLVVADLDPATAKLAIAFLGPFLALFSFLFIVRIVMSWYPKIPVGKFPYVLAYAPTEPILIPTRKLIPPLGGVDVTPVVWFGLISFLNEILIGPQGLLVLLSQQVN; encoded by the exons ATGGCTACCTGTTCTTATCTTCTCAATCATGCTCACATTAAAG GATGGCCTTCAAGGATAAGGATATCCAAGCATGGAAACCCCACAATCACT GAAAGCTTTAGGTGTCCCAGTAAAAGGCAAGGACTTGTAATTGCACAATGTTCCACCTCATGTTTGATGGAAATTGCAGCTTCGCCTAGCATTTCTGGGAAGCCATTTGATCCCCATTCGGTTTCCGAGATTCTCAGGGTGATCGACATGCCAGAAACATCTCACACCGCTGTCTCAAATTTCATGCCCAAGTTGGTGGTGGCAGATTTGGACCCTGCTACAGCAAAGCTGGCGATTGCGTTTCTAGGACCCTTTCTGGCTCTGTTTTCGTTTCTCTTCATTGTAAGAATAGTGATGTCCTGGTACCCAAAAATTCCTGTGGGGAAGTTCCCATATGTTTTGGCTTACGCTCCCACAGAGCCAATTCTCATCCCAACCAGAAAGTTGATCCCACCTTTAGGGGGCGTGGACGTAACCCCTGTGGTCTGGTTTGGATTGATTAGTTTCCTGAATGAGATATTAATAGGTCCACAAGGGCTACTTGTGCTTCTATCTCAACAAGTAAACTGA
- the LOC112200675 gene encoding protein S-acyltransferase 11, translating to MTLISQPAPEAIPIMAELPQEHITSIKEEYDVQCWGCGLHLLLPSNSPLFKCGWCGALTNQNARKRDVKYIWLRRWRDRIFVFILLIFMLFVICGGVWAVHPVLFSTGYFTGIFHSILTFILSVATVYTYSSAAFKCAGTPPLIVWGSYPAVGKGGLENYTFCHLCSKPKSPRTHHCRTCRQCILDMDHHCPFIGNCVGANNHPHFIALLISVIISTTYVSIMAVYVSFQIWPPITFGPISNSNGHITELALRYIQELIMCFIRSAVFLEPRGLVLVYLFISSVSLGVGLFILLWQQLCYIYKGKTFLSDLSSQGNEEVGEKDCQNILRFFGWPYSFSRYLPFWSISRLLPSFQKKRHTK from the exons ATGACATTAATCTCTCAACCTGCTCCAGAGGCAATACCAATTATGGCTGAATTGCCCCAG GAGCATATAACATCAATCAAGGAAGAATATGATGTTCAGTGTTGGGGTTGTGGACTacaccttcttcttccatcaaATTCTCCACTTTTCAAGTGTGGTTGGTGTGGAGCTTTAACTAATCAAAATGCAAGAAAACGTGATGTCAAGTACATTTGGCTGAGACGCTGGCGCGATCGAATTTTTGTCTTTATCCTCCTCATATTTATGCTCTTTGTGATAT GTGGTGGAGTGTGGGCCGTGCACCCTGTTCTTTTCTCTACCGGCTATTTCACTGGAATTTTCCACTCCATCTTAACCTTCATATTGTCTGTAGCAACTGTTTACACATACAGTTCTGCTGCATTCAAGTGTGCTGGAACCCCTCCATTGATAGTCTGGGGCAGCTATCCAGCTGTTGGGAAAGGTGGCCTTGAGAATTATACCTTCTGTCACCTCTGCTCAAAGCCCAAGTCACCAAGAACTCATCACTGCCGAACCTGTCGACAGTGTATATTGGACATGGATCACCACTGCCCATTT ATTGGGAATTGTGTTGGTGCTAATAACCACCCCCACTTCATTGCCTTACTTATTTCAGTTATCATCAGCACAACATATGTCTCTATCATGGCTGTATATGTAAGTTTCCAAATATGGCCACCCATAACATTTGGACCCATCAGCAACTCTAATGGGCATATCACTGAGTTGGCTTTGAGATATATCCAGGAGCTTATAATGTGTTTTATAAGATCTGCAGTGTTTTTGGAGCCCAGAGGGCTGGTTCTAGTATATCTGTTTATTTCTAGTGTTTCATTGGGGGTAGGGTTGTTCATACTTCTGTGGCAGCAGCTCTGTTATATATATAAGGGAAAAACCTTCTTGAGTGATTTAAGTTCACAAGGCAATGAAGAAGTTGGGGAGAAGGATTGCCAAAATATATTGCGTTTCTTTGGATGGCCATATTCTTTCTCAAGATACTTGCCTTTCTGGTCTATTTCAAGACTTTTGCCAAGTTTCCAGAAGAAGAGACACACAAAGTAA
- the LOC112197088 gene encoding loganic acid O-methyltransferase yields MSNKANPVLEAHPMNGGDGTYSYTKNSYYQREAANVAQTLIGDVIGMKLDINKITSSTNAFCIADLGCSVGPNSFVSVENILEAIKHKYQSGCMSSQMPEFQVFFNDHAGNDFNTLFANFPPTRPYFAAGVPGSFHGRLFPKSSLHFVHSSYATHWLSKVPEELTDKNSPAWNKGKIHYTTAPEEVVNAYAAQFAKDMATFLEARAQELVVGGMMMLIMQAVPTGIPHSRVPNGVMFDFLGSILMDMAKEGVISEAEVDSFNLPVYTTSPKEIGELVERNGCFSIERMESTSPWLASKHSNSNYGKTLSMSLRAGMEGVFKSHFGSEITNQLFNRLCDQSGQLTHQLEESYSCCREGTQLFVALKRK; encoded by the exons ATGAGCAACAAGGCAAACCCAGTGCTGGAAGCACATCCAATGAACGGTGGAGATGGCACATACAGCTACACCAAAAACTCCTATTACCAA AGAGAAGCTGCAAATGTTGCGCAAACTCTAATCGGTGATGTGATAGGCATGAAGCTTGACATAAACAAGATTACTTCTTCGACCAATGCATTTTGTATAGCAGATTTGGGGTGTTCAGTTGGACCAAACAGTTTTGTTTCTGTGGAGAACATACTGGAAGCTATTAAACATAAGTACCAGTCCGGATGCATGTCTTCCCAAATGCCTGAATTCCAAGTTTTCTTTAATGATCATGCAGGCAATGATTTCAATACCCTATTTGCAAATTTCCCTCCGACAAGGCCCTACTTTGCAGCTGGTGTGCCGGGTTCTTTCCATGGCCGATTATTCCCCAAGTCCTCTCTCCATTTCGTGCATTCTTCATATGCAACCCACTGGCTCTCAAAGGTACCAGAAGAACTGACAGACAAGAACTCTCCGGCATGGAACAAAGGGAAGATTCACTACACAACTGCCCCCGAAGAAGTAGTTAATGCTTATGCAGCTCAATTTGCCAAGGACATGGCAACATTCTTGGAAGCTCGCGCTCAAGAGCTTGTGGTTGGTGGAATGATGATGCTAATCATGCAAGCTGTCCCAACTGGGATCCCTCATTCCCGTGTTCCAAATGGAGTGATGTTTGATTTTCTGGGGTCTATTCTCATGGATATGGCAAAGGAA GGAGTTATAtctgaagctgaggtggactCATTCAACTTGCCAGTGTACACTACCTCTCCCAAGGAGATAGGAGAGCTGGTAGAGAGAAATGGATGCTTTAGCATAGAGCGAATGGAGTCAACGAGCCCCTGGCTTGCTTCCAAGCATTCGAACTCCAACTACGGGAAGACACTGTCGATGTCGCTAAGAGCTGGCATGGAGGGAGTTTTCAAAAGCCATTTTGGAAGTGAGATTACCAATCAACTGTTTAATAGGCTCTGTGACCAAAGTGGACAACTTACCCACCAACTGGAGGAGTCCTACTCCTGCTGCAGAGAAGGAACTCAGTTGTTTGTTGCTCTCAAGCGCAAATGA